The genomic interval CGGTGTGCTGCTGGTGGCCGGAACCGACGGCTTCTTCGAACTGAAGCGGACCCGCACCCGGGACCCGGAATTCCACTGAGGAGGGTGCGGTGACCAGGCGGGGTTGGTTGCTCTTCGCCCTGATGAGCGTGATCTGGGGCATTCCGTATCTGTTGATCAAGGTAGCCGTGGAGGGCGGCGTACCGGTGCCGGTGCTGGTCTTCGTCCGGACGGCGGTCGGCGCCGCCGTACTGCTGCCGCTGGCCGTGCGCGGTGCCCGGGGTCTCCGGGGACTGCACCGGCACCGGCGCCCACTGGCCGCCTTCGCGGCGCTTGAGATCATCGTCCCGTGGTGGCTGCTCACCGACGCCGAACGGCAGATCAGCAGCTCGATGACCGGGCTGCTGATCGCCGCGTCGCCGATCATCGCCGTGCTGGCCGGGCGGCTGGCCGGTGACGTCGAGCGGCTCGGCGGGCGGCGCTGGGCGGGTCTGGGGGTCGGACTCGCCGGGGTGGCGGTGCTGGCCGCGCCCGGCCTGCGCGGCGGAGACGTGCGCTCGATCGTCGAGGTGCTGCTCGCCGCCCTCTGCTACGGGATCGCACCGCTGATCCTGGCGCGGCGGCTGGCCGACGTACCGGTGCTGCCGTTGACCGCCGTCTGCCTCGGCGGAGCCGCCCTGGTGTACGCCACACCGGCAGTGTTGACCTGGCCGGCGACGCTGCCCACCGGCCGGGTGCTGGCCGCCCTCGCCGGGTTGGCCGTGGTCTGCACGGCGGCGGCGTTCGTCATCTTCGCCGCCCTGATCCGCGAGGTCGGCGTCACCCGGGCACTGGTCTTCACGTACGTGAACCCGGCAGTGGCGGTCATCGCCGGAGTACTGCTGCTCGACGAGCCGCTCACCGTCCCGGTCGTCGCCGCGTTCACGCTGATCCTCGGCGGCTCGGTGCTGGCGACCCGACGCGACGCCACCACACCGCACACCGCGACGCCCAGCGCACCGGACACCGGACCGACCGCCGCCCGCCCGAGCCCCGGGCCGGCGGCGGCGCCTACGCCACCCCGTCCGGCCGCCGCAACGACGACGGCTACGGCGACGGCGACGGCGACGAGCACGAGCGCGAGGACGAGGACGAGAACGAGAACGAGAACGAATCGGAGCACGCCGCCGGACCGGTGATGCCCGATGTACTCGGTGTACCCCGCCCGAATCGACGACGACGCCGGAGGCTCAGATGAGCCCGTGGGCGAGCATCGCCTCGGCGACGAGCCGGAAGGCGTCGATGTTGGCTCCCGCGACGTAATTGCCCGGCATGCCGTACTCCTCGGCGGTGGTGTAGCAGCGGTCGTGGATGGTCCCCATGATCTCCCGCAGTCGCTGCTCCGAGTGGGCGAAGGTCCACGAGTCGCGACTGGCGTTCTGCTGCATCTCCAGCGCGCTGGCCGCGACTCCACCGGCGTTGGCCGCCTTACCGGGCGCGAACCGCACCCCGGCCTTGGTGAAGGCGCGCACCGCCTCCGGCGTGGTGGGCATGTTGGCCCCCTCCACCACGATGGTGCAGCCACCCGTGATCAGGGTGAGCGCGTCGGCGGCGGTGAGTTCGTTCTGCGTCGCGCAGGGGATCGCCACCTGGCAGGGCACCTCCCAGACCGGGCGACCGGCGACGAACGTGGCGTGCGGCCGGGCCTCGACGTACTCGTCGATCCGTGCCCGGCGGACCTCCTTGACCTGCTTGAGCACCTCGACGTTGATGCCCTTCTCGTCGTGGATGTAGCCGGAGGAGTCCGAGCAGGCCACCACGGTGCCGCCGAGCTGGTGCACCTTCTCGATCGCGTAGATCGCCACGTTGCCCGAGCCGGAGACCACCACCCGTTTTCCGTCGAAGCTGTCGCCGCCGTCGACCCGGAGCATCTCCTCGGCGAAGAACACCGCCCCGTAGCCGGTGGCCTCCCGGCGCACCTGGGCACCGCCGTAGCTGAGGCCCTTGCCGGTCAGCACCCCGGACTCGTACCGGTTGGTGATCCGCTTGTACTGCCCGAACAGGTAGCCGATCTCCCGGCCACCGACTCCGATGTCGCCGGCCGGCACGTCCGTGTACTCGCCGATGTGCCGATACAGCTCGGTCATGAACGATTGGCAGAATCGCATCACCTCCCGATCGGAGCGGCCCTTGGGGTCGAAGTCCGACCCGCCCTTGCCGCCGCCGATCGGCATCCCGGTCAACGCGTTCTTGAACAGTTGTTCGAACCCGAGAAACTTCACGATCCCCAGATAGACCGACGGGTGGAAGCGAAGACCTCCCTTGTACGGGCCCAGCGCGCTGTTGAACTCCACCCGGAAGCCACGGTTGATGTGCACCTCGCCGCGATCGTCCTCCCACGGCACCCGGAAGATGATCTGCCGCTCCGGCTCGCAGATCCGCTCGATGATCTTCGCTTCGGCGTACTCGGGGTGGCTGATCAGGGCGGGAACGACGCTGTCGAGCACCTCCCGCACCGACTGGTGGAACTCGCTCTCACCAGGGTTGCGCCGCACCACCGACGTGAAGATCGACTCTAGCTTGTCCTCTACCGACACGTATGCTCCTCGGCGTTGCACCCGCGGCCGGTTCACGGCGGCGCGTCGGGCGCCCCTCGGATCGCCCACACCGCCGCGGCCACGTCAAACTCATAATGTCGCCGTGGGTAGCGACATGTCGGGGTACGGCTGATTCCACCTTGTGAGTGAGAATCGCCGGCAGGGACGGGATCTTCTCACCGCCCTCGTCCCGGACCGCGCTCGGCATGGTCAAGTGTGACTTTCGGCTGCTCATCGTCGTCGGCGTTGGTGGGTTGGCGAGGGCGCCGATGGCGGCCGGGAGGGTGGGGGCGGTCGCAAGCCGGCGTACGTCGTCGCGCCCGCCCGATCGGTGCGGCCGGCTCATCGCCGTGCGTTCAGTCGACGACCGCGACGGCCTCGACCTCCACCAGGAGATCGGGGCCGGCGAGCGCGCTGACGCCCAATCCCGTCAACGGTGGGACGGGGGCGATTCCCAGCTTCGTCGCTGCCCGGCTGATCCCCTCCATCAGCAGCGGCATTTTGTCGGCAGTCCAGTCGACGACGTAAACGGTCAGCTTTGCCACGTTGTCGAAGGAAGCGTCGACCGCGTTCAGGGCGGTGGCGACGTTCAGGTAGCACTGTTCGACCTGGGCGGCGTAGTCGCCTATCCCCACCGTCGCCCCATCGGCGTCAACGGCGACCTGGCCCGCGAGGAAAACCAGCTTGGAACCGGTGGCGACCGACACCTGCCGGTACAGGTCGACCGTCGGCAGTCCTTCGGGGTTCACCATTGTGATGGGCATTGCTGACTCCTTGTCTTGAGAACTTCTGTGCAGACGGCGGCTACTCCGGCTCTCCCAAACCATAGCAGAGCTATGTTATGTAATCTGATGGCATGGCGAGGACGAAGGATCCTGCGGTGCGGGTACTGCTCATCGAACGCGCCGCACACATGCTCCGGACCCGCGAGCCGATCACCCTGCGCTCCCTGGTCGCCGGGACCGGTGTGTCGACGATGGCCGTCTACACCTACTTCGGCGGCATGGACGGCCTGTGGCAGGCCCTGCGCCAGGAGGGCTTCACCCGCCTGGCGGCCAGGTTCGCCACGGTGGCCGCGTCCGAGGATCCGGTGCAGGACCTGGCCGCGCTGGTCGCCGCCTACCTCGGCAACGCCCTGGAGCACCCCGACCTGCACCGGGTCATGTTCGACGCGAACTTCGACCTCGAAGACCTCAAGGCTGCGGACGCCACCCTGGAGTGCCTGGTCCAAGCCGCCCGGCGGGCCAGAGACGTCAACCGCTTCCGCCCCGCGATCGAGCCGCTGGAACTGGCGATCCAGAGCTGGGTCATCGGCCATGGACTGGTCTCCCTGGTCGCCAACGGCCCCCTGCCCCGCCAGACGCTCGACTACGGCGTCTCCATGCTGACCGCGTTGTTCGTCGGCATGGGCGACGAGCCCGACAGGTGCCGTTCATCGGTGGCGAACGGCTGGAAGCACCTGCACCCGCCCGGCCGATAGGGGTCGGTCAAAGGCCGAGAGCGCCGATGGCGGCGGGAAGGGTGGGCGCGGTGGCGAGTTGGCGTACGTCGTCGTGCTCGCGGAGCCACACCTGGCAGGTCGGGCCGTCGTAGTGCACGGCGACGGGTTGCCCTGGGTGGTGGCGGGCGAGTCGGCGGAGCAGGGGTGCGGGGTCGTCGATCGCGATCGGGGTCGGAGTCTGTGGCACCGGGATCTGCTGGTCGGGGTTGGCAGGGACGTTGCCGGCGATGGCGAGTTCGAGATATTCGAGGCAGTGCGCGGTCGCGGCTTCCGGGGTGGAGTGGGTAGGCGGGTCGGCCGGGGCGGGGAGCTGGCGGAGGGTGTCGACGGTGAAGTCCCAGCTCTCGCCCTGGATGAGGCGCAGGTCGCCGGCATTGCGGATGTGGTCGGTGAGGGTGATCGTCACCGTCAGGCGCAGCCCGAGGACGAGCCGGACCAGCTCGGCCAGCGGTGGCACGTCGGGGCGGCGAGCGAGGACGAAGAGCCGGCCGCCGGGTCGACCCCGGGCGGCCCAGCGCAGATATTCGGTGAGCGGGTCGGCGTCGGGGTGGTGCAGGGTGACGGTGCCGTCCCGGAGGCTGTGGTCGAGGCTGCCGCCGCCGTCGAGTTCGACCAGGTCTTCCGGGCGTACGCCGAAATGGTCGGCCCGGCCGGCGAGCCGGAAGTGGTCGGGAAGCTGGTGCAGCGGCTTGCCGCCGGGGTGGGTCGCCACCTGCGGCGCCGACACCCGCCGGCCGGTCCGCCAGGTCTCCTCCCCCGCCGGCCCGGCCCGGCCGGCGGGGTCGTCGTGCCAGGCGAATTCGCCGGTACGCCAGCCGGACGCGTCGGTGCGCCAACTGA from Plantactinospora sp. BC1 carries:
- a CDS encoding DMT family transporter; the encoded protein is MTRRGWLLFALMSVIWGIPYLLIKVAVEGGVPVPVLVFVRTAVGAAVLLPLAVRGARGLRGLHRHRRPLAAFAALEIIVPWWLLTDAERQISSSMTGLLIAASPIIAVLAGRLAGDVERLGGRRWAGLGVGLAGVAVLAAPGLRGGDVRSIVEVLLAALCYGIAPLILARRLADVPVLPLTAVCLGGAALVYATPAVLTWPATLPTGRVLAALAGLAVVCTAAAFVIFAALIREVGVTRALVFTYVNPAVAVIAGVLLLDEPLTVPVVAAFTLILGGSVLATRRDATTPHTATPSAPDTGPTAARPSPGPAAAPTPPRPAAATTTATATATATSTSARTRTRTRTRTNRSTPPDR
- the gdhA gene encoding NADP-specific glutamate dehydrogenase, which gives rise to MSVEDKLESIFTSVVRRNPGESEFHQSVREVLDSVVPALISHPEYAEAKIIERICEPERQIIFRVPWEDDRGEVHINRGFRVEFNSALGPYKGGLRFHPSVYLGIVKFLGFEQLFKNALTGMPIGGGKGGSDFDPKGRSDREVMRFCQSFMTELYRHIGEYTDVPAGDIGVGGREIGYLFGQYKRITNRYESGVLTGKGLSYGGAQVRREATGYGAVFFAEEMLRVDGGDSFDGKRVVVSGSGNVAIYAIEKVHQLGGTVVACSDSSGYIHDEKGINVEVLKQVKEVRRARIDEYVEARPHATFVAGRPVWEVPCQVAIPCATQNELTAADALTLITGGCTIVVEGANMPTTPEAVRAFTKAGVRFAPGKAANAGGVAASALEMQQNASRDSWTFAHSEQRLREIMGTIHDRCYTTAEEYGMPGNYVAGANIDAFRLVAEAMLAHGLI
- a CDS encoding RidA family protein; its protein translation is MPITMVNPEGLPTVDLYRQVSVATGSKLVFLAGQVAVDADGATVGIGDYAAQVEQCYLNVATALNAVDASFDNVAKLTVYVVDWTADKMPLLMEGISRAATKLGIAPVPPLTGLGVSALAGPDLLVEVEAVAVVD
- a CDS encoding TetR/AcrR family transcriptional regulator; protein product: MARTKDPAVRVLLIERAAHMLRTREPITLRSLVAGTGVSTMAVYTYFGGMDGLWQALRQEGFTRLAARFATVAASEDPVQDLAALVAAYLGNALEHPDLHRVMFDANFDLEDLKAADATLECLVQAARRARDVNRFRPAIEPLELAIQSWVIGHGLVSLVANGPLPRQTLDYGVSMLTALFVGMGDEPDRCRSSVANGWKHLHPPGR